The following are encoded in a window of Thunnus albacares chromosome 9, fThuAlb1.1, whole genome shotgun sequence genomic DNA:
- the ror1 gene encoding inactive tyrosine-protein kinase transmembrane receptor ROR1 isoform X1, protein MYPTRAAASQRLWRCPACALWIALLLHSVLYLSASGSEFPQDPSVLAATSWNTSSDGSFFIRLDAPMNNITTSLGQTAELLCRVSGNPQPTVRWLKNDAPVVQEPRRVSYRSTPFGSRLRIRNLDTTDTGYFQCVATNTQGTVSTTGVLFVKFDPLPTPLAGRPTDDFDEEGFCQPYRGIACARFIGNRSIFVDSLQMQGEIETQITAAFTMIGTSNHLSDRCSQFAIPSLCHFAFPTCDRSTGTDKPRDLCKDECEILENDLCKTEYIIARSNPIILKRLKLPNCDDLAAFDSPEAANCLRIGIPMAEPINKNHKCYNNSGTDYRGTISMTKSGRQCQPWNSQYPHSHTFLAVRYPELNGGHSYCRNPGNKNEAPWCFTLDEGVRTELCDIPICDHKDKSGGSNMEILYILVPSVAIPLAIALLFFFICVCRNNQKSSRPPAPRQPKPVRGQNVEMSMLTTAYKPKSKAKELPLSAVRFMEELGECTLGKIYKGHLYLPGMDQAQLVAIKTLKDISSTQQWGDFQQEAAVLTELQHPNVVCLLGVVTQEQPVCMLFEFLPQGDLHEFLIMRSPHSDVGCSSDEDGTVKSSLDHGDFLHMSIQVAAGMEYLASHFYIHKDLAARNILVGEQLHVKISDLGLSREIYSSDYYCLQPKTLLPIRWMPPEAIAYGKFTTDSDIWSFGVVLWEIFSYGLQPYYGFSNQEVMEMVRKRQLLPCPEDCPPRFYGLMTECWQEGPGRRPRFKDIHGRLRAWEGLSSHASSSTPSGGGGNATTQTTSLSASPVSNLSNPRYAAATAAGYLYPAQAIPSSGQMAQMPAWAPMTVPQTHPRFIPVNGYPIPPGYAAFPAHFAPPAPPTRVIQHHLPPPKSRSPSSASGSTSTGHVSGVPSTTGSNHDANTPLLSHCIMPGSGGGPAQMYGQLSQKQLDHVSQTSALLAADSDVLMYNDSVITADL, encoded by the exons GGTCTGAGTTTCCCCAAGACCCCAGTGTGCTAGCTGCCACCTCATGGAACACCTCTAGTGATg GGTCCTTCTTTATCCGTCTTGATGCTCCTATGAACAACATCACCACCTCTCTGGGCCAAACAGCTGAGCTCCTCTGCCGCGTGTCTGGCAACCCTCAGCCCACCGTGCGCTGGCTGAAGAATGACGCCCCTGTGGTACAGGAGCCACGACGGGTCTCCTACAGGTCCACGCCGTTTGGATCACGCCTCCGCATCCGCAACCTGGACACCACCGACACGGGCTATTTCCAGTGTGTAGCCACCAACACCCAGGGTACAGTGTCCACGACAGGTGTGCTGTTCGTCAAATTCG ATCCACTCCCTACACCTCTTGCAGGAAGGCCAAC GGACGATTTCGATGAAGAGGGATTCTGCCAGCCGTACAGAGGCATCGCCTGCGCCCGCTTCATCGGTAACCGCAGCATCTTCGTGGACTCGTTGCAGATGCAGGGCGAGATCGAGACCCAGATCACAG CGGCCTTCACCATGATCGGGACATCCAACCACTTGTCCGATCGTTGCTCCCAGTTTGCCATCCCTTCCCTCTGCCACTTCGCCTTCCCGACTTGTGACCGCAGCACAGGAACCGACAAACCTCGGGACCTGTGTAAGGACGAGTGTGAGATCCTGGAGAACGACTTGTGCAAGACGGAGTACATCATCGCTCGCTCAAACCCCATCATACTGAAAAGACTGAAGCTGCCAAACTGTGACGACCTGGCTGCCTTCGACAGCCCGGAGGCCGCCAACTGTCTGAGGATCGGCATCCCCATGGCCGAGCCCATTAACAAGA ATCACAAGTGTTACAATAACAGCGGGACAGACTACCGCGGGACCATCAGTATGACTAAGTCGGGGCGTCAGTGTCAGCCGTGGAACTCCCAGTATCCCCACAGCCACACCTTCCTGGCCGTCCGCTACCCAGAGCTGAACGGGGGACATTCGTACTGCCGCAACCCAGGGAACAAAAACGAGGCCCCCTGGTGCTTCACGCTGGACGAGGGGGTCCGCACGGAGCTCTGCGACATACCTATCTGTG ACCATAAGGACAAGTCTGGCGGCAGCAACATGGAGATCTTGTACATCCTGGTTCCCAGTGTGGCGATCCCCTTAGCCATCGCCTtgctcttcttctttatttGCGTGTGCCGCAACAACCAGAAGTCCTCCAGGCCTCCTGCGCCCCGCCAACCCAAACCAGTCCGTGGACAAAACGTTGAGATGTCCATGCTCACAACTGCGTACAAGCCCAAG agtAAGGCTAAAGAGCTTCCCCTGTCGGCTGTGCGTTTCATGGAGGAGCTCGGAGAGTGCACCTTAGGGAAGATCTACAAGGGTCACTTGTACCTGCCAGGCATGGACCAGGCACAGCTTGTGGCCATAAAGACCCTGAAGGATATCTCCAGCACGCAGCAGTGGGGTGACTTCCAGCAG GAGGCCGCAGTGCTGACAGAGCTACAACACCCCAACGTGGTGTGCCTTCTGGGTGTGGTAACCCAGGAGCAGCCGGTCTGTATGCTGTTTGAGTTTCTTCCTCAAGGCGACCTCCACGAGTTCCTCATCATGCGTTCACCACACTCTGACGTCGGCTGCAGCAGTGACGAGGATGGTACAGTTAAATCCAGCCTGGATCACGGCGACTTCCTGCACATGTCCATACAG GTGGCTGCCGGGATGGAGTACTTGGCCAGTCACTTCTACATCCATAAGGACCTTGCAGCACGGAACATTCTGGTAGGCGAACAGCTGCACGTCAAAATCTCTGACCTGGGCCTCTCCAGAGAGATCTACTCCTCAGACTACTACTGCCTCCAGCCTAAAACCCTGCTGCCCATCCGCTGGATGCCCCCTGAGGCCATCGCCTATGGAAAGTTCACCACAGACTCAGACATCTGGTCGTTCGGAGTGGTGCTGTGGGAGATCTTCAGCTACGGCCTGCAGCCATATTACGGCTTCTCCAACCAGGAAGTGATGGAGATGGTGAGAAAGAGGCAGCTGCTGCCTTGCCCTGAGGACTGTCCACCGAG GTTTTATGGTTTGATGACTGAGTGCTGGCAGGAAGGACCTGGACGGCGACCACGATTCAAGGACATCCACGGCCGCCTGCGAGCCTGGGAGGGGCTGTCATCTCACGCCAGCTCCAGCACGCCCTCCGGCGGTGGAGGCAACGCCACCACCCAGACCACCTCCCTCAGCGCCAGCCCCGTCAGCAACCTGAGCAACCCCCGTTACGCTGCCGCCACCGCTGCAGGGTACCTCTACCCGGCCCAGGCTATTCCCTCATCAGGCCAGATGGCTCAGATGCCAGCCTGGGCACCCATGACTGTGCCCCAAACCCACCCGCGCTTTATCCCCGTCAACGGCTACCCCATCCCGCCAGGATACGCTGCTTTTCCTGCCCACTTCGCTCCCCCGGCCCCACCCACCAGAGTAATCCAGCACCACCTGCCCCCTCCTAAAAGCCGCTCACCCAGCAGCGCCAGCGGCTCCACCAGCACGGGTCACGTCAGCGGCGTTCCCTCCACCACGGGCTCCAACCATGACGCCAACACGCCGCTGCTGTCTCACTGCATCATGCCGGGGAGCGGCGGAGGGCCGGCTCAGATGTACGGACAACTATCTCAGAAGCAGCTGGACCACGTGTCACAAACATCAGCGCTGCTTGCTGCTGATTCCGACGTACTGATGTACAACGACTCAGTCATCACCGCAGATCTGTAG
- the ror1 gene encoding inactive tyrosine-protein kinase transmembrane receptor ROR1 isoform X2, with protein sequence MYPTRAAASQRLWRCPACALWIALLLHSVLYLSASGSFFIRLDAPMNNITTSLGQTAELLCRVSGNPQPTVRWLKNDAPVVQEPRRVSYRSTPFGSRLRIRNLDTTDTGYFQCVATNTQGTVSTTGVLFVKFDPLPTPLAGRPTDDFDEEGFCQPYRGIACARFIGNRSIFVDSLQMQGEIETQITAAFTMIGTSNHLSDRCSQFAIPSLCHFAFPTCDRSTGTDKPRDLCKDECEILENDLCKTEYIIARSNPIILKRLKLPNCDDLAAFDSPEAANCLRIGIPMAEPINKNHKCYNNSGTDYRGTISMTKSGRQCQPWNSQYPHSHTFLAVRYPELNGGHSYCRNPGNKNEAPWCFTLDEGVRTELCDIPICDHKDKSGGSNMEILYILVPSVAIPLAIALLFFFICVCRNNQKSSRPPAPRQPKPVRGQNVEMSMLTTAYKPKSKAKELPLSAVRFMEELGECTLGKIYKGHLYLPGMDQAQLVAIKTLKDISSTQQWGDFQQEAAVLTELQHPNVVCLLGVVTQEQPVCMLFEFLPQGDLHEFLIMRSPHSDVGCSSDEDGTVKSSLDHGDFLHMSIQVAAGMEYLASHFYIHKDLAARNILVGEQLHVKISDLGLSREIYSSDYYCLQPKTLLPIRWMPPEAIAYGKFTTDSDIWSFGVVLWEIFSYGLQPYYGFSNQEVMEMVRKRQLLPCPEDCPPRFYGLMTECWQEGPGRRPRFKDIHGRLRAWEGLSSHASSSTPSGGGGNATTQTTSLSASPVSNLSNPRYAAATAAGYLYPAQAIPSSGQMAQMPAWAPMTVPQTHPRFIPVNGYPIPPGYAAFPAHFAPPAPPTRVIQHHLPPPKSRSPSSASGSTSTGHVSGVPSTTGSNHDANTPLLSHCIMPGSGGGPAQMYGQLSQKQLDHVSQTSALLAADSDVLMYNDSVITADL encoded by the exons GGTCCTTCTTTATCCGTCTTGATGCTCCTATGAACAACATCACCACCTCTCTGGGCCAAACAGCTGAGCTCCTCTGCCGCGTGTCTGGCAACCCTCAGCCCACCGTGCGCTGGCTGAAGAATGACGCCCCTGTGGTACAGGAGCCACGACGGGTCTCCTACAGGTCCACGCCGTTTGGATCACGCCTCCGCATCCGCAACCTGGACACCACCGACACGGGCTATTTCCAGTGTGTAGCCACCAACACCCAGGGTACAGTGTCCACGACAGGTGTGCTGTTCGTCAAATTCG ATCCACTCCCTACACCTCTTGCAGGAAGGCCAAC GGACGATTTCGATGAAGAGGGATTCTGCCAGCCGTACAGAGGCATCGCCTGCGCCCGCTTCATCGGTAACCGCAGCATCTTCGTGGACTCGTTGCAGATGCAGGGCGAGATCGAGACCCAGATCACAG CGGCCTTCACCATGATCGGGACATCCAACCACTTGTCCGATCGTTGCTCCCAGTTTGCCATCCCTTCCCTCTGCCACTTCGCCTTCCCGACTTGTGACCGCAGCACAGGAACCGACAAACCTCGGGACCTGTGTAAGGACGAGTGTGAGATCCTGGAGAACGACTTGTGCAAGACGGAGTACATCATCGCTCGCTCAAACCCCATCATACTGAAAAGACTGAAGCTGCCAAACTGTGACGACCTGGCTGCCTTCGACAGCCCGGAGGCCGCCAACTGTCTGAGGATCGGCATCCCCATGGCCGAGCCCATTAACAAGA ATCACAAGTGTTACAATAACAGCGGGACAGACTACCGCGGGACCATCAGTATGACTAAGTCGGGGCGTCAGTGTCAGCCGTGGAACTCCCAGTATCCCCACAGCCACACCTTCCTGGCCGTCCGCTACCCAGAGCTGAACGGGGGACATTCGTACTGCCGCAACCCAGGGAACAAAAACGAGGCCCCCTGGTGCTTCACGCTGGACGAGGGGGTCCGCACGGAGCTCTGCGACATACCTATCTGTG ACCATAAGGACAAGTCTGGCGGCAGCAACATGGAGATCTTGTACATCCTGGTTCCCAGTGTGGCGATCCCCTTAGCCATCGCCTtgctcttcttctttatttGCGTGTGCCGCAACAACCAGAAGTCCTCCAGGCCTCCTGCGCCCCGCCAACCCAAACCAGTCCGTGGACAAAACGTTGAGATGTCCATGCTCACAACTGCGTACAAGCCCAAG agtAAGGCTAAAGAGCTTCCCCTGTCGGCTGTGCGTTTCATGGAGGAGCTCGGAGAGTGCACCTTAGGGAAGATCTACAAGGGTCACTTGTACCTGCCAGGCATGGACCAGGCACAGCTTGTGGCCATAAAGACCCTGAAGGATATCTCCAGCACGCAGCAGTGGGGTGACTTCCAGCAG GAGGCCGCAGTGCTGACAGAGCTACAACACCCCAACGTGGTGTGCCTTCTGGGTGTGGTAACCCAGGAGCAGCCGGTCTGTATGCTGTTTGAGTTTCTTCCTCAAGGCGACCTCCACGAGTTCCTCATCATGCGTTCACCACACTCTGACGTCGGCTGCAGCAGTGACGAGGATGGTACAGTTAAATCCAGCCTGGATCACGGCGACTTCCTGCACATGTCCATACAG GTGGCTGCCGGGATGGAGTACTTGGCCAGTCACTTCTACATCCATAAGGACCTTGCAGCACGGAACATTCTGGTAGGCGAACAGCTGCACGTCAAAATCTCTGACCTGGGCCTCTCCAGAGAGATCTACTCCTCAGACTACTACTGCCTCCAGCCTAAAACCCTGCTGCCCATCCGCTGGATGCCCCCTGAGGCCATCGCCTATGGAAAGTTCACCACAGACTCAGACATCTGGTCGTTCGGAGTGGTGCTGTGGGAGATCTTCAGCTACGGCCTGCAGCCATATTACGGCTTCTCCAACCAGGAAGTGATGGAGATGGTGAGAAAGAGGCAGCTGCTGCCTTGCCCTGAGGACTGTCCACCGAG GTTTTATGGTTTGATGACTGAGTGCTGGCAGGAAGGACCTGGACGGCGACCACGATTCAAGGACATCCACGGCCGCCTGCGAGCCTGGGAGGGGCTGTCATCTCACGCCAGCTCCAGCACGCCCTCCGGCGGTGGAGGCAACGCCACCACCCAGACCACCTCCCTCAGCGCCAGCCCCGTCAGCAACCTGAGCAACCCCCGTTACGCTGCCGCCACCGCTGCAGGGTACCTCTACCCGGCCCAGGCTATTCCCTCATCAGGCCAGATGGCTCAGATGCCAGCCTGGGCACCCATGACTGTGCCCCAAACCCACCCGCGCTTTATCCCCGTCAACGGCTACCCCATCCCGCCAGGATACGCTGCTTTTCCTGCCCACTTCGCTCCCCCGGCCCCACCCACCAGAGTAATCCAGCACCACCTGCCCCCTCCTAAAAGCCGCTCACCCAGCAGCGCCAGCGGCTCCACCAGCACGGGTCACGTCAGCGGCGTTCCCTCCACCACGGGCTCCAACCATGACGCCAACACGCCGCTGCTGTCTCACTGCATCATGCCGGGGAGCGGCGGAGGGCCGGCTCAGATGTACGGACAACTATCTCAGAAGCAGCTGGACCACGTGTCACAAACATCAGCGCTGCTTGCTGCTGATTCCGACGTACTGATGTACAACGACTCAGTCATCACCGCAGATCTGTAG